The following are encoded in a window of bacterium SCSIO 12643 genomic DNA:
- a CDS encoding transposase, producing MQGVKTYQEKIFAQFQLSERVPKNNFYRRLGEVLDLHFLYAKTKPYYGSCGQKSVDPVVFFKLCLVGYFENIIGDRPLITHCSMRLDILFFVGYDIDEDLPWHSTISRTRQLFPELIFEEVFNQVFSMCVEKGMVSGHTQAIDSAPIKANASMDTLELKVPKEDLETHLQKVRVMSKPDRVSKRKAKENKANQDQQTIQANTHELKGIQSRNKKWKEDQDQRPGASNKGSKYTSNKTHYSPTDPDARISVKPGKARKLNFMSQLSVDTGHHVITDIWAYHADKKDNQYLQDITLRLKQRLWQNRLLWKNCLADTGYSSGENYAFLEGQNLASYIPPHGTYKGGPEGFTYSKEHNHYICPQGKPIPFKKVFYEKKNNTKKKEYRGTRHTCKDCPIKLTMYRQICPRKKDHHHLLHRRIRTQ from the coding sequence ATGCAAGGCGTAAAGACGTATCAAGAAAAGATATTTGCTCAATTTCAGTTGAGTGAACGTGTACCTAAAAATAACTTTTACCGCAGATTAGGTGAAGTATTAGATCTTCATTTTTTGTATGCTAAGACTAAGCCTTATTATGGCAGTTGTGGCCAAAAAAGTGTCGACCCTGTGGTGTTTTTCAAACTCTGTTTGGTAGGCTATTTTGAAAACATTATTGGTGATAGGCCATTGATTACTCACTGTTCGATGCGATTAGATATCCTTTTCTTTGTTGGCTATGATATTGATGAAGACCTTCCATGGCATTCAACGATAAGTAGAACCCGACAATTGTTTCCTGAACTCATTTTTGAGGAGGTATTTAACCAAGTATTTTCGATGTGCGTTGAAAAAGGGATGGTATCAGGTCACACCCAAGCCATTGACTCGGCTCCGATTAAAGCCAATGCGTCCATGGACACTTTAGAGCTCAAAGTGCCAAAAGAAGACTTAGAAACTCACTTGCAAAAAGTGAGGGTAATGAGTAAACCCGATAGAGTTTCTAAACGTAAAGCCAAAGAGAACAAAGCGAATCAAGACCAACAAACCATTCAAGCCAATACCCATGAATTAAAAGGGATACAATCACGAAACAAAAAATGGAAAGAAGACCAAGACCAACGACCAGGAGCATCTAATAAGGGATCTAAATATACCTCAAACAAAACGCATTATTCACCAACCGACCCTGATGCCAGAATAAGTGTTAAACCCGGAAAAGCACGTAAACTCAATTTTATGAGCCAGCTATCGGTAGATACAGGGCACCATGTAATAACAGATATCTGGGCATACCATGCGGATAAGAAAGACAACCAATATCTTCAAGATATCACTCTAAGATTAAAACAAAGACTTTGGCAAAACCGTCTACTCTGGAAAAACTGCTTGGCCGATACAGGCTACAGTAGTGGAGAGAACTATGCCTTTTTAGAAGGGCAAAATTTAGCCAGCTATATACCACCACATGGAACTTACAAAGGCGGTCCCGAAGGTTTTACTTATAGCAAAGAACACAACCATTACATCTGTCCCCAAGGAAAACCCATACCTTTTAAAAAGGTTTTCTATGAAAAGAAAAATAATACCAAAAAGAAAGAATACCGAGGTACACGGCACACCTGTAAAGACTGCCCAATCAAACTAACAATGTATAGGCAAATCTGCCCACGAAAAAAGGATCACCATCACCTATTACACCGAAGAATACGAACGCAATAA
- a CDS encoding transposase has translation MTYYTEEYERNNARIKSKKGKMFKAKRSSTVEPVFGVLTQFRSLRKINTIGIKQANKAMHLSAIAYNLKKYLKFTTPKVQENKKEVLAIINWIFRPIQLHFKPF, from the coding sequence ATCACCTATTACACCGAAGAATACGAACGCAATAACGCCCGAATAAAAAGTAAAAAGGGTAAGATGTTTAAAGCAAAACGCTCCAGTACCGTAGAACCTGTTTTTGGTGTACTTACCCAGTTTAGAAGCTTACGAAAAATTAACACCATTGGAATTAAACAGGCAAACAAAGCCATGCATCTATCGGCCATTGCTTATAATCTCAAAAAATACTTGAAATTTACAACCCCAAAAGTGCAAGAAAACAAGAAGGAAGTGCTCGCAATAATAAATTGGATTTTTAGGCCGATTCAACTTCATTTCAAACCCTTTTAA
- a CDS encoding RES family NAD+ phosphorylase, whose amino-acid sequence MEEFNICYKCSNNEALREEIIKIGRKIDNCDFCDNKDLFGLNQDTIEDIKPYLEAYVAYFYPQADWDGRYGNRDYLVTIYEEELFFNWKQIEQNDKYDSLYYSIKNNDFKTLVLNDHWASPWALVNEEHHKLLNSLTSEDNFKKKLQATTDLVNKAELMIKKKTAKISGYRSRIGCKEVAGEYGRAVKIPFDKKDIGVAPKDAINSGRANRAFCGFLYLAEDINTSVLEVRAQKGDLVSIGEFHSKSELRIFDLTDPNIWDFKQNYSTVKELQLISAINSLFSKPIGNGTNSIYLDTQLIVEEIIRKDYDGICFRSSFTGNRNYTLFNSDLMEEQSGRGKLLKVDAMKLNLSEWKDDLYDLI is encoded by the coding sequence ATGGAAGAATTTAATATCTGTTACAAATGTTCAAACAATGAAGCTCTTCGAGAAGAAATAATAAAAATTGGGAGAAAGATTGACAATTGCGACTTTTGTGATAATAAAGATTTATTCGGATTAAATCAAGACACAATAGAAGATATTAAACCTTATTTGGAAGCTTATGTAGCCTACTTTTATCCACAAGCTGATTGGGATGGACGTTATGGAAATAGAGACTACTTAGTAACCATCTATGAAGAAGAATTATTCTTTAATTGGAAACAAATAGAACAAAATGATAAATACGATTCACTGTATTACTCAATTAAAAATAATGATTTTAAAACATTAGTTCTTAATGATCATTGGGCAAGTCCTTGGGCTTTAGTAAATGAAGAACATCATAAATTATTAAATTCTTTAACGTCAGAAGATAATTTTAAAAAGAAATTACAAGCAACAACAGATTTAGTCAATAAGGCTGAATTAATGATTAAAAAGAAAACAGCTAAGATATCTGGTTATAGGTCTCGAATTGGTTGTAAAGAAGTTGCAGGAGAATATGGGAGAGCTGTTAAAATTCCATTTGACAAAAAGGACATTGGCGTTGCGCCTAAAGATGCAATTAATTCAGGAAGGGCTAACAGAGCATTTTGTGGATTCTTATATTTAGCTGAAGACATCAATACAAGCGTTTTAGAAGTCCGTGCACAAAAAGGAGATTTAGTGTCAATTGGAGAATTTCATTCCAAGAGTGAACTAAGAATTTTTGACCTTACTGATCCCAATATTTGGGATTTTAAGCAAAATTATTCTACAGTTAAAGAATTGCAGTTAATTTCCGCAATTAATTCATTATTTTCAAAACCGATAGGTAATGGTACCAATTCTATCTACCTTGACACTCAACTTATTGTTGAAGAAATTATTAGGAAAGACTATGATGGAATCTGCTTTCGAAGTTCTTTTACTGGTAATAGAAATTATACACTTTTTAATTCAGATTTAATGGAGGAACAATCTGGTAGAGGGAAACTATTAAAAGTCGATGCGATGAAATTAAACCTATCCGAATGGAAAGACGATTTGTACGATTTAATTTAA
- a CDS encoding VOC family protein — protein sequence MKLNAGIITEKLTETKDFYSKILGFGVTFENEFYLLMHTPNRQAELSFLLPNHPTQKPIFQTPFAGKGMYLTIEVDNVDEIYKKMNELGVKIEIDIRNEPWGDRHFAIVDPNGIGIDIVTYTKPNE from the coding sequence ATGAAACTAAACGCAGGAATTATTACAGAAAAATTAACCGAAACAAAAGATTTTTACAGCAAAATTCTTGGTTTTGGCGTCACCTTTGAAAATGAATTCTATCTTTTAATGCACACGCCTAATCGACAAGCAGAATTAAGCTTTTTACTCCCGAACCACCCAACACAAAAACCAATATTTCAAACGCCTTTTGCAGGAAAAGGAATGTATCTTACTATTGAGGTAGATAACGTGGATGAAATATATAAAAAGATGAACGAATTAGGTGTTAAAATTGAAATAGACATTCGTAATGAACCATGGGGAGATAGACATTTTGCCATTGTTGATCCAAATGGAATAGGAATAGATATAGTTACTTATACTAAACCGAATGAATAA
- a CDS encoding AraC family transcriptional regulator, whose translation MSITKHIRELFQPIQPTVMPTGGSVSYCEFLPSIKLQPYIYCYWQLKTNKKLVTPFSYKVVSDGCIDILFEINKPQDNFVAGFCRKYTEYELNPEFNYVGIRFLPTIFPQIFKVNAKDLSNKFQNLEGFAPKTSQFIAKHFHQEMTSNEIKASFDHYFESVLKKITFDYDSRLYTAIDIILNNYGVLNLEKDLDVGLSIRQLRRLFHFYIGDSPKTFSKVVQFQNILKAKPSNQSLNQNKLFYDTGHYDQSHFIKDFKTFYGVTPSKAFSNTY comes from the coding sequence ATGAGTATTACTAAACATATTCGAGAACTATTTCAACCCATTCAACCGACTGTAATGCCAACAGGTGGAAGTGTTTCTTATTGTGAATTTTTGCCATCTATTAAGCTACAACCATACATATATTGCTATTGGCAATTAAAAACCAATAAAAAATTAGTCACCCCTTTTAGTTACAAAGTGGTTTCTGATGGTTGTATTGACATACTATTTGAAATAAATAAGCCACAGGATAATTTTGTTGCTGGCTTTTGCAGAAAATATACAGAATACGAACTTAATCCAGAGTTTAATTATGTTGGTATTCGGTTTTTGCCAACCATATTTCCACAAATATTTAAAGTAAATGCAAAAGATTTAAGTAATAAGTTCCAAAATTTGGAAGGTTTTGCTCCAAAAACCTCACAATTCATTGCCAAACATTTCCACCAAGAAATGACCTCCAATGAGATAAAGGCAAGTTTTGATCACTACTTTGAGAGTGTTTTAAAGAAAATAACTTTTGATTATGATAGTAGGTTGTACACCGCAATAGACATTATTCTCAACAATTATGGCGTACTAAATCTTGAGAAAGATTTAGATGTTGGCTTGAGCATTAGACAATTAAGAAGATTGTTTCACTTTTATATTGGCGACTCACCTAAAACCTTTAGTAAAGTTGTTCAATTTCAAAATATATTAAAAGCAAAACCTTCTAATCAAAGCCTTAACCAAAATAAACTCTTTTACGACACAGGACACTATGACCAATCGCACTTTATAAAAGATTTTAAAACCTTTTATGGAGTAACACCTAGTAAAGCTTTTAGCAATACCTATTAA
- a CDS encoding SRPBCC family protein: protein MKTVKVQNTINRKVNQVWELWTTPEHIKNWNFASPEWHCPKAEHDLKVDGKLNYHMAAKDGSMAFDYTATFTKIEPNELMEYKLDDGRKVTISFSEIGDKTEVIETFEVEDENSIDMQRQGWQAILDNFKKYVESN, encoded by the coding sequence ATGAAAACGGTAAAAGTTCAAAACACAATTAACAGGAAAGTAAATCAAGTTTGGGAACTATGGACAACCCCCGAACATATCAAAAATTGGAATTTTGCATCGCCCGAATGGCATTGCCCAAAAGCCGAGCATGATTTGAAAGTAGACGGAAAACTCAACTATCACATGGCTGCCAAGGATGGCAGTATGGCCTTTGATTACACTGCGACATTTACAAAAATCGAACCAAACGAATTGATGGAGTATAAATTAGATGATGGTAGAAAAGTTACAATTTCATTTTCAGAAATTGGGGATAAAACAGAAGTTATCGAGACCTTTGAAGTAGAAGATGAAAACTCGATTGATATGCAAAGACAAGGATGGCAAGCAATTTTAGACAACTTCAAGAAATATGTTGAATCAAATTAA
- a CDS encoding SRPBCC domain-containing protein — protein MTETKFGTNGSQLTVTRIFNASIDLVWRTWTEAELLDQWWAPKPWESKTKRMVFEENGQRLYAMCGPNGEEHWGLTTYKKVNKPFEFSGEDAFCDDHGIINQEMPVAKFKNNFVSNSTQTAVTVITQYASEEHLQQVIQMGMKEGLSMAYENLDNLLKNLKD, from the coding sequence ATGACTGAGACAAAATTTGGAACAAACGGAAGTCAACTAACAGTGACTCGAATATTTAATGCCTCAATTGACCTTGTTTGGCGTACATGGACAGAAGCAGAACTACTTGACCAGTGGTGGGCACCCAAACCATGGGAGTCCAAAACCAAACGGATGGTCTTCGAAGAAAATGGGCAAAGACTTTATGCCATGTGTGGGCCGAACGGAGAAGAACATTGGGGACTAACTACCTATAAAAAGGTTAACAAGCCTTTCGAATTTTCAGGTGAGGATGCTTTTTGTGACGATCATGGTATTATAAATCAAGAAATGCCAGTTGCTAAGTTCAAGAATAATTTTGTATCAAATTCTACTCAAACCGCTGTAACTGTAATCACTCAATATGCTTCTGAAGAACATTTGCAGCAAGTAATTCAGATGGGAATGAAAGAAGGCTTGTCAATGGCATATGAAAATTTAGATAACTTATTAAAAAACTTAAAAGACTAA
- a CDS encoding helix-turn-helix transcriptional regulator, whose product MRRDVFNAIADPTRRSILMSLTTEAQNVNALADKYDMTRQAVSLHVKYLQECGVISINKEGRERYCKLEAQTLSEVADWLEPFRKIWESRFDQLDSLLTKLQDNKENRND is encoded by the coding sequence ATGAGAAGAGATGTTTTCAATGCCATTGCAGACCCAACACGAAGGAGCATACTAATGTCCTTAACGACAGAAGCTCAAAATGTAAATGCTCTAGCAGATAAGTACGATATGACAAGGCAAGCAGTATCACTTCATGTTAAATATTTGCAGGAATGTGGGGTTATCTCAATCAATAAGGAAGGAAGAGAACGCTATTGTAAACTAGAAGCTCAAACCCTATCTGAAGTTGCTGATTGGCTAGAACCATTCCGTAAAATTTGGGAGTCACGCTTTGACCAATTAGACTCTCTGTTAACTAAACTACAGGACAATAAAGAAAACCGAAATGACTGA
- a CDS encoding cation transporter, giving the protein MQKTIFEITKMDCPSEENLIRMKLDEISSIENLDFDIPNRKLTVFHSGETDQIEKSVIELNLGGKKISTEQTNQTAFNENANQKKLLWSVLAINFAFFIIEMTTGIISKSMGLVADSLDMLADSFVYGISLFAVGGTLIKKKRIAKLAGYFQITLAIIGFVEVLRRFFGDEKLPDFSTMIIVSIFALIANGICLYILQKSKSKEEAHMKASMIFTSNDVIINLGVIIAGLLVNWLNSSKPDLIIGTIVFGLVIQGAFRILKLSK; this is encoded by the coding sequence ATGCAAAAAACAATCTTTGAAATAACCAAAATGGATTGTCCTTCAGAGGAAAATTTAATCCGAATGAAACTGGACGAAATTTCAAGTATTGAAAATTTGGACTTTGATATTCCAAACCGAAAATTGACCGTTTTTCACAGCGGAGAAACCGACCAAATCGAAAAGTCCGTTATCGAACTAAATTTAGGCGGCAAGAAAATTTCGACCGAACAGACCAACCAAACGGCATTTAATGAAAATGCAAACCAAAAAAAGCTACTTTGGTCTGTACTTGCAATCAATTTTGCCTTTTTCATTATCGAAATGACAACAGGAATAATCTCAAAATCAATGGGACTTGTTGCAGATAGTTTAGATATGCTTGCCGACAGTTTCGTCTACGGAATTAGCTTGTTTGCGGTTGGAGGAACGTTGATTAAGAAAAAACGGATTGCAAAACTTGCTGGGTATTTTCAAATAACACTTGCGATTATTGGATTTGTGGAAGTTTTAAGGAGATTTTTCGGAGACGAGAAACTTCCCGACTTTTCAACTATGATTATTGTTTCGATTTTTGCACTTATCGCAAATGGAATTTGCCTTTACATTTTGCAAAAGTCAAAGAGTAAAGAAGAGGCTCATATGAAAGCGAGTATGATTTTTACCTCAAATGATGTTATCATAAATTTGGGAGTTATAATCGCTGGACTTTTGGTAAATTGGTTGAACTCAAGCAAACCTGACTTAATTATTGGAACAATTGTTTTTGGTTTGGTAATTCAAGGAGCATTTAGGATTTTAAAATTGAGCAAGTAA